In the Malaclemys terrapin pileata isolate rMalTer1 chromosome 12, rMalTer1.hap1, whole genome shotgun sequence genome, one interval contains:
- the APCDD1L gene encoding protein APCDD1-like, with translation MGQSWCLIGLLLAYASGKKLWDVPVSQGQQHSTGKLHWEPQCQYQLRHLQDSARISALLPPRLEGHWISTGCEVRPGPEFLTRSYLFYSNRLFKAYQFYYWDPSCRHPSHSLVIKGKLRLRQASWITRGATEADYHLHKVGIVFHSQRAMQEISARINQTSGGGCSGFFPPGRSWAPGVLYEVLSAKEGRDCTTALGFAMHELSLVRVEKHYEPLLQTQPSGSRTVEELYLGDIHTKWSERLHYRPTGYQRPLQSAVHHAHPCPACGIIYRSDEHHPPILPAKAELPMQLSGRWVSAHCEVRPAVLFLTRYFIFHGNNRTWEGYYYHYSDPLCKQPTFTIYAAGHYTKGVPSSIVRGGTELAFKVTCARVTAMDQVTVTMLNSSEPGTCGETGFWSAGMEQDITLTSGCLALGIKLPHTEYELFKMEQDMKDRSLLFIGERPTDGSSPDRPEKRPTSYQAPLIQCAGATGVFSKHISPRYLGKEDNNGNEALKPLPMAFLLSLMAMQFLRWD, from the exons CCTATGCATCTGGAAAGAAGCTATGGGACGTGCCTGTGTCTCAGggtcagcagcacagcactgGAAAACTGCACTGGGAGCCACAGTGCCAGTACCAACTGCGCCACCTACAGGACAGCGCTAGAATTTCAGCTCTACTGCCTCCCCGGCTGGAAGGTCATTGGATTTCTACGGG CTGTGAGGTACGTCCGGGACCGGAGTTCCTCACCAGATCCTACCTGTTTTACTCCAACCGCTTGTTCAAGGCTTATCAGTTCTACTACTGGGACCCCTCCTGCCGCCATCCGTCCCACTCCTTGGTCATCAAAGGCAAACTCAGGCTACGCCAGGCCTCCTGGATCACCCGAGGGGCAACTGAGGCAGACTACCACCTGCACAAAGTGGGTATTGTTTTCCACAGCCAGAGGGCCATGCAGGAGATTTCGGCCCGGATCAATCAGACGtcaggagggggctgcagtggATTCTTTCCACCTGGCCGGTCCTGGGCTCCCGGAGTCCTCTACGAGGTGCTGAGTGCCAAGGAGGGGCGGGATTGCACCACAGCCCTGGGCTTTGCCATGCACGAACTCAGCCTGGTGCGGGTGGAGAAGCATTACGAGCCCCTGCTGCAAACTCAGCCGAGCGGCAGCAGGACAGTGGAGGAACTGTACCTAGGGGACATTCATACCAAGTGGTCTGAGAGGCTCCATTATCGACCAACGGGGTATCAACGCCCTTTGCAGAGCGCTGTG CATCATGCGCATCCTTGCCCTGCTTGTGGGATTATATACAGATCTGATGAACACCATCCACCTATATTACCAGCTAAAGCCGAGCTGCCGATGCAGTTAAGTGGCAGGTGGGTGAGTGCTCATTGTGAAGTCCGGCCAGCTGTGCTTTTTCTTACCAGGTACTTCATATTTCATGGCAACAATCGCACCTGGGAAGGGTACTATTATCACTACTCTGACCCACTCTGCAAGCAGCCTACTTTTACCATCTATGCAGCTGGGCACTACACCAAGGGCGTCCCATCCTCCATAGTGAGAGGAGGCACAGAGCTGGCATTTAAAGTGACCTGTGCTCGGGTTACAGCAATGGATCAGGTAACAGTGACTATGCTAAATTCCTCAGAGCCAGGGACCTGCGGGGAGACAGGCTTCTGGAGTGCCGGGATGGAGCAGGATATAACGCTGACCAGTGGGTGCCTGGCTTTGGGCATCAAGCTGCCCCACACAGAATATGAACTCTTTAAAATGGAGCAAGACATGAAAGATCGCAGCTTGCTATTCATCGGCGAAAGGCCCACAGACGGATCCAGCCCTGACAGACCTGAGAAGCGGCCCACCTCATACCAGGCACCGCTTATTCAGTGTGCCGGGGCTACCGGAGTCTTTTCTAAACACATCAGTCCACGCTACCTGGGAAAAGAGGATAATAATGGGAATGAAGCACTAAAACCTTTGCCTATGGCCTTTTTATTATCACTTATGGCAATGCAGTTTTTAAGATGGGACTAG